TTTACATGGAATGTCGATAAAAGGTAGTGAatctcttttttaatttttcaatctatctagctatctatctatgtatcatacTCTCTTTTTCGCTTTCTCTTTCCCCCTCATTCCATCTGTataaaatataatgtatattttcttttttggtcaACGGCGTGggaagaaatagaaatatgtGCATATATGTGTGTTACATCTGCGCTTGCATCACACGCCTTCTTCCATCTCCTTCGTCTCTTCATTTACACTCCTTTCCCTCAAGTCGTCATCGTTCAAGTCGGTCTCAATCATGGTATGGTCCTCGTCCGCCACTGTCACAGCCACAGGATGCTTCCCGTTCTCGAGCTTTGCATCGTCATTGTCATCGTCGTCAGCTTTGGTTTCCGCCACAGCGAGCTCGGGGTCGGGCTCGTCGTCGTCCTCCTTCTCGTTGCGTGCCTGCTGGTACAGGGACTTCGGAATGCAGCACACGTACCAGATGACCACCACAACCACGATGGTGACCACCACGAAGGCGATGACCCCCGCGATGATAGCCGCGACGTTGGGCTTTCCTGATTAGCGGATATAAACACAATAAGATACAACAGTCGTGTCGTGTGGGATAATAAGAcaagtactaggtgttacacaaaaacatttcccacttttgatccttaatagttcaaaaactatacatcagataacgctgacattgatatgagcaatagctgaatagtgtacaattttgttggaggcaattttacaatgacagcataattcagtttcttcaaattaaacattaatttttcagttaggttgctctattttcaaccctctgtacaaaacttcaactttgcacagaagtcaattggtgtgtatgggagtgtgtagttgacacccagacaatggtcctgaacaatggccaggattggagTGTTCCATTGcttattcatgaggaattccactatcacagctagcctttattcattctgaaatgtggtgtatgcaagcacatggaaacatgggcttacttttttcatgtgcatgcatttcaccctttgccatgaattcagactagcagcgccggggggggggggggggggcaatcaaTCATGAATAActgataaagcattcatgtgccttggatcaaagctctgaacaggtggtatccatgtccattgttcagattcattgtaagcacacactcacatacacatcattggttcctgcgtgaagttcaggttttgtacagagggttaaaatgtgaccaaaatctggaacctaattttaaattaatcatggatttcatgaaatcgATGTAGGtttgcatattcaaatcaccttccactaaattgtacactattcagctattactcgtatcaatgacagtttaatctaatttatagtttttgaactattaagcatcaaaagtgggaaatgtttttggtATTAACACCTAGTACACGTAAACacatgagcacacacacacaatattagTCCTTCCTGTTTGGGTTTTTCCTTCGAGACACCGCTAATTTACTTTAATGAAAGACAACCTTTGCAATAAAAGGGATTATTTACAGTTAAAAGAAATTAAGTGACAGGTAAGGTACACTGCGTAGTGACGGGTCGAAACAACacagcacacattgattttattaaAACATTGATACAAGAGTGAGATATCAATGACTTtgaaatgtgtgtatatgtgtgtagaGGGAGAGTTGAAGAAggggtacccagtttttcctctcttcttttttaCTGGTTCATTCCttaaaaagttactggtccgacagtggtttttactggtcctggaccGTCGGACTaatgccagtgtgcagcgttggttaAAAGCATGTTCATTACAATCCTTTCCCctttaaaacaacaaataaaagaacTAAAGAACAGCTTACTTGTATGACACCCTTGGCAGCGTATTCCCACGTCGTTCGTGTGTCGAATCGTGCTGCATCCTTTGCGCGACCCCGGGGTCGGGTGTGGGCACTCACCGATACTGAGCTCATCCCCAGTGCAGTTGAGCATACCGAAGAGGTCGGGGACGCCAACCCTCGCACCCGAGAAAGCGTCGCAGCACGGCACAACCTCCGCTCCCTCGGCCTCGAAGCCCAGCTGTCGGCAGATGACCTGCGCGTCCATATCGGTGATGTAGTCCTGGCATACGGTGCCGTACTCGCTCCCGTCGTACACCTCCACTCGGCCCTCGTAGTCGCATTGTCCGCCTTCCAGTTTTACCGACAAGTAAGGTGGCATGCCTGAAAGTACAAgtgtttttgacatttttctgGGATCTACAGATACTTTGTCAGATTCGATCAGGTTTCCCGTAGACTATAGCGTAATCACTTTCTCATCGATCCCGTTTATTTTCATAGCTTTAAAATTTTCTTCATCAGCCGTCAGGTTTCACATTAATATGTTGTTTCTTCTTACAATTTAATTCCAACACAAGATCAACAAACCTACTGCAGATTCACAAATAATCATATAGAAGAGAGAAGTTTATGAAATCCAACATTAATATCTCTCACAAAGGTTTATTAACAAATTGGGTAATTGGGCATGCCATTCCTATTTCCCTAATCATTaggatttttattctattttccgGCAAAATCATACTACAAAAGAGTGTTGACGCAGATCTAGAGTGGACAAATGTCAGTCTgaggaagaaagaaattaatatatgaaaaactagaaatgtggctacggcgactggtatgcctccgccataatgcatggttctcctaataggtctatagtacaatgtcttgacaatgtgtgatgacagtttcacacaattggcaaaatatcaaaatgacaggtttgccacaaatgtgctgaatgttcactttcctagaactaggttcaattggatgaatgattaaaacgtcagagtgcaggtatttgggggaactaatgatttttacttgacttttgacccttttataagtttatgcattgagtaattttcaaggtatcgagaaaaagtataatttcagtatcaaatggtaaaatagtattatctaaacctggcctttgacctttgacctcacagttccaaagagaatcactgttaggtagaacatgcataaatatgtaagtttcatgataataccttgagttacttttgagatatggaggaaaaagtgcaatttagcactttcacttgaccttacttgaccttttgacctttgaccttttggcaagaaacttcccacagaatatatattgggtaatacatgcatacatcaagttaaaaaaaaaatccttcaggcattgcataaatataaggaaagtagtgatattttgaggagttgaccttgacctttgaccccctgacccttgacccatgaccccctacttccctagataatcactgcccatcggtacatgcatatatactaagttccatgaagataccttgaaccatttgcgagatatggagaaaaaaacatgaaatttcaaccttatttttcacaaaataacctgtgacctttgacctttgaccctgtgaccctaaaatcaaaacaaagtattatccccccaggatataccctcataccaagtttgatgcaaaacaaCCTCacagttcttgagatatcgacaaaaacaaaacgggacggacgtacggacggacggacggacgacccgaaaacataatgcctccggccacttcgttggcggaggcataataactATATTTATAAGAGAAGCAGGAAGAGATATGGCGTTAAACGTGATGTAGAGGCCTGCCTCATTGATGTGGAATTGTTCTAGTATTATGGCAGTAACCAGGAATGTAATCATTTCTGTGTATATTGTCTTCAGTCTTCAAATCAAGAAACGCTTTGCATTATCTCAACATCTACCCTGAACAAAAcaatttatatttcttttttttcctccacgTCCATTATCGTCGGCGTCATCATCGTccccatcgtcatcatcatctcctTCTTCATCATCGTCCATTTCCTGTATTACCTTTGGTGATCTACGCCCAGTAAGTCAAAGACTTGTTGAAGGCCATTAAAAGGATCCAATCCTGAGCCTGAGGACTTTCACGTGATGCATCCATGGGGTGGTCAATTTATGCACTCtggattacattttttttttaatgattctgTTGCCAGTGATCATTGAGTTTAGACATGAAGGCGTTAAATGATGTTGCCTCGACTGCTTCCGCACAAAGGCTGTTCCAAGTATTTACTACTCTTTAGTGGCTGAAAGAGTTTAACCTCTTACTAGTTTAACACCTTCCTTTACACAACTTAAACTTATGACCGCGTGTAACTTGTGTAACAAAGAGAACAGCTGGATCAAAATCTTCCATATCATAAAATCTTGAACACTTGAATCATATCTGCACGTTCACGTCGATACTCTAGGGACGGAATCCCAAAAGACTTGAGTCTCAGAATATTACAATGATTTAACTGGGGCACCAACTTGGTCGCTCTCCTCTGAACCGATTCAAGCTTTTTTTGCATCACTCTTTGTAAGATCATTTAATACACAAGAGCAGTATTCCAGAAGCGGTCTGACTAGGGCCTTATGCAGCAAGACAAAcactccctcctcctcctcctcctcctcttcctcctcttccctgTCATCCAGTTTCTTCCTATATTGTAACATGGTAACATGATAATTATGCGTGATCCCTGAAAATGATAAATCTCAGTTTATTCTTTTTATGGTGGTACATTTACAAACTAAATTGATGTGGTTAATCTAAGTAGCCGTGTAATACACAAGTAGGTACCTGGGTCTGACAGTTTATCAGTGCAGATGGCAATGGCGTCAACGAAATCGTCCGGACACGTATCCGACGTCGACATCATGACATTGCAGTCGGCAATCTTCGCCTCTGTTCCCGAGCAGGACACATCTCGGATGGAGTAATTGTCATCAGGATTCTGCAGTGATAACAATGGATTATGAAAAGAAGAGATTTGGGTTAACAGCAAAGTGATTTTGATTAAACCGTGGAGCAACTCTTGTAGCTCCATGATTAACGTAGATACTGTGAAGGCAAGAAATCTGTGCGTTTTGTTCAAGCTCCACATAAACAATGGGATTGCGACATTACAACAAAGATTTATTTCTCAAATATAGGAACTATGTTACAGAACCAAACTCAAATTGCTAACAGTACTTTCATACTTGGTTTTACAGAAAATGTAAAGTGTTACAAAGAGTTTATTTGTATGCAgaatactttatattttctgcCAGAAATATAACAAAATCTTTAGATTTTTGCCAATTTCTAAAGCAAGCGAAGAAAGCAGATGAATATATGGCTGAAAAAATAAAGGTTTTGTATCCAATATTAAATGGAATCGTATCCATATCATTTAGACTGTTTGTAGCTGTCTGTCaaattgtattatttgttttatgtatcaTAAATGGTGTGGCATTTATTTGCACCTGAATGTTGATAAGTGAACaaaatttctttgtgaaaaaaaaaaagaaaagaaatttgaatTTAACATAAGAGGATTTTGCATCGATTACAATTCAATGGAGTATACAGGAGAGACATAAATGAACATCTGACGGTGAATCTTGTACGCCACATTTATACAGAGGGCAACAAGAAATGCACAGAAATGGCATACATTGCAAAGAGATAAAAATTTGTTGTTTCAAAGTCAGTCAAATAAGTTTTAACACCTGGCCGCAACAGATCGACATTCTTAAATGTAGCACTGATTACTTTATCTGTCATAATTTCCGAATGAATTATAATCGAGAGTGCAGAAGACTGCTCGCTCCTGTCATTGGGTTGCATGCGGGTATCGGGGTTAGAAATCTAATGTGCAGCATGCAATATGTAATTCCAATCCTTTGTTGGTCTTATAGCGTAATGtcgtttcatgaaaaaaaaacaaaaacaagtacaCGGCTTGGAGTATTGTCTTTTAGATGTTACCATTATTACACGCAATCCGAAATGCACATTCGAAATGATATCTCAACGTTGTTGTTGACATACCAAG
The nucleotide sequence above comes from Diadema setosum chromosome 5, eeDiaSeto1, whole genome shotgun sequence. Encoded proteins:
- the LOC140228897 gene encoding neurotrypsin-like — translated: MAIHRYPRKSCFENATGGFYLAFLYMFIVFHGPLSLAAVSEPPASNASYQIPDIKVRLLEGMDAHEGILEFYHRQNQDWVSVCGEAIQLEDADVVCRELGFHGADSLTNVTRSMSGDALLHVWCDTTDGQRHQALDECNLSGLVNSTQCNNKAPKISCLTTRLYGGSDESSGRVQVWSDGQWGKVCSSSFGANEQRVVCAELRYMYRSNRTYSANQFQNPDDNYSIRDVSCSGTEAKIADCNVMMSTSDTCPDDFVDAIAICTDKLSDPGMPPYLSVKLEGGQCDYEGRVEVYDGSEYGTVCQDYITDMDAQVICRQLGFEAEGAEVVPCCDAFSGARVGVPDLFGMLNCTGDELSIGECPHPTPGSRKGCSTIRHTNDVGIRCQGCHTRKPNVAAIIAGVIAFVVVTIVVVVVIWYVCCIPKSLYQQARNEKEDDDEPDPELAVAETKADDDDNDDAKLENGKHPVAVTVADEDHTMIETDLNDDDLRERSVNEETKEMEEGV